Genomic segment of Streptomyces sp. NBC_00654:
CCACGGTTTGTGGACACCCCGCAGGCCCGGAACGGGGGCGCACGCGCCCCCCGGACCACCGGGCGGGACGCGGACGCACTGAGGGCCTGTACCCCAGGGGGTACAGGCCCTCAGTGCATGAGTGGTGTCGTTGGCCGACCGCGCCGAGCTCAGCCGACGGCGAGCTTGACCATGTCCGCCTGCGGCCCCTTCTGGCCCTGCGAGATCTCGAATTCAACTCGCTGACCCTCTTCGAGGGTGCGGTACCCGTCCATCTGGATCGCGCTGTAGTGGACGAAAACATCCGCACCACCGTCGACCGCGATGAAGCCGTACCCCTTCTCCGCGTTGAACCACTTGACGGTGCCCTGAGCCATGCCTAACTCCCCTATTACTGGCCCTTGCACAGGACCGCACTTCGCGGGCCCGGGTCAGAACTCACCCTCCGACAGGAGAGGTTGTGTGCGCCGTAGCGCGTCGACCGCGGCCGAATGTATCTGTCCAACTGCCCTCTGCAACAGGTCAATCGGACGAGAATTCTGGGCATGACTGAACACGCGAATATGAGGAATACATGGGATTCCCGGGCAAGTCGGGCCCGACAAAGGGCACTTATGACGCAAGGTGCTCAACCATATTGGCTGCTTCTTATCGTGGCCGGGCGCATTCTCATATGCGGGCGACACGGGCAGCGGAGGGGGCTTCCCCAACTGTACCGTGCTCAACCATGCAGAATTGCCCCCTCCGCTTCTCTCGCGGAGGGGGCAACAGGGGTCACACGGCGAAGTCGTCAGCCTCCGGCGACGGCCGGGATGATCGAGATGCCGGCGCCGTCCGGGGTGGCCGCCTCCAGGCCGCCCTCGAAGCGCACGTCGTCGTCGTTGACGTACACGTTCACGAAGCGGCGCAGCTTGCCCTGGTCGTCCAGGACACGGGCGGCGATACCCGGGTGGTTCGCCTCCAGGGACTCGATGACCTCGGAGAGGATCGTGCCCTCCGCCGCGACCTCGGCCTGGCCGTCCGTGTAGGTGCGGAGGATGGTGGGGATACGGACCTTGACGCTCATAGGGGTGCCTTCCTTCGGTCTCGGGGTGGTCAGAGGGCGGCGGCGAGGCCGGCTTCGCGGAACGCGTCCAGGCTCGGCCGGATGGTCGCGGTCGCCTGCGAGGTCGCGGCCACCGCGTCCAGCGTCTTGAGGCCGTCGCCCGTGTTCAGGACGACGGTGGTCAGCGTCGGGTCGAGCAGCCCGGCCTCGATCAGCTTCTTCGTCACACCGACCGTCACCCCGCCCGCCGTCTCGGCGAAGATGCCCTCGGTACGGGCCAGCAGCTTGATCGCGTCGACGACCTGCTCGTCGTCGACGTCCTCGACGGCGCCACCGGTACGGCGGGCGATGTCCAGGACGTACGGGCCGTCGGCCGGGTTGCCGATCGCCAGGGACTTGGCGATCGTGTTCGGCTTCTGGGGCCGCACCACGTCGTGGCCGGCCTTGAAGGCGGTGGAGACCGGGGAGCAGCCCTCGGCCTGGGCGCCGAAGATCTTGTACGGCTTGTCCTCGACCAGGCCGAGCTTGATCAGCTCCTGGAGGCCCTTGTCGATCTTGGTCAGCTGCGAGCCGGACGCGATCGGGATGACGATCTGGTCGGGCAGCCGCCAGCCGAGCTGCTCGCAGATCTCGTACGCCAGCGTCTTGGAACCCTCGCCGTAGTACGGCCGCAGGTTGACGTTGACGAAGCCCCAGCCCTCGCCGAGCGGGTCGCCGATGAGCTCCGAGCAGAAGCGGTTGACGTCGTCGTAGTTGCCCTCGATGCCGACCAGTTCACCGCCGTACACCGCGGCCATGACGACCTTGCCCTGCTCCAGGTCGTGCGGGATGAACACGCAGGAGCGGAAGCCGGCGCGGGCGGCGGCGGCGCCCACCGCGCCGGCGAGGTTGCCGGTGGAGGAGCAGGACAGGGTGGTGAAGCCGAAGGCGCGGGCGGCCTCGACGGCGATGGCCACGACGCGGTCCTTGAAGGAGTGCGTCGGGTTGCCGGAGTCGTCCTTGACGTACAGACCGCCGGTGACACCCAGCTCACGGGCGAGGTTGTCGGCCTTGACCAGCTTGGTGAAGCCGGGGTTGATGTTGGGCTTGTCCGCGACGTCGGCGGGTACCGGCAGCAGCGGCGCGTAGCGCCAGATGTTGTTCGGCCCGGCCTCGATGCGCTTCTTCAGCTCGTCGGGGGTACCGCTCGGCAGGTCGTACGCCACTTCGAGCGGCCCGAAACAGGACGCGCAGGCGAAGAGGGGGCCGAGGGCGAAACGCTCGCCGCACTCGCGGCAGGAAAGTGCTGCGGCGGGACCGAGATCCACGGACGAAACAGAAGAATCGGTGGATGTAGCAACAGCCTGAACAGCCATGATGGCGGAGGTCCCTTTCTCCTCATCTTCCTTGCGGCGCATTTCGCCACAAGACGGAATTGGCACCTTCCCCACCAAGACCTCAACGGTCGGCGGGAGGGTTGCCGGGACTTCAACGGGCCGTTCCCTCAGTCCCTCTGGATGAGCGCTGTGGCACTGGAATCTTCGATCCAGGCGTTTATTGGCGGACGGACCCCGACATGCGACGGTCATCCGCGTTGTTCAAGACTGTAACCGAAGCACCGGACCGTTGAGATAGTCGTCCGAACCGCGAGATGGATCACACACAGGGAGTATCGACCGTGCTGGAAGAGGTGGAACGCTGGCTGACCAGGCGTTCCTGGTCGGCAGCCGACCGCCCGCTGGACCGGCTCATCACCGCTCGCGCCGGGGATCCGCGCCGGGCGAGCGTGAGCGTCGTCCTGCCCGCGCTGAACGAGGAGGCGACGGTCGGGGCGATCGTGTCGACGATCCGGCGCGAGCTGATGGAGAAGGTCCGGCTCGTCGATGAACTGGTAGTGATCGATTCCGGATCCACGGACGCCACCGCCGAGGCCGCCCGCCACGCCGGCGCCCGGGTGGTCCACCGGGACGCGATCCTCCCCCGAATACCGGCCCTGCCCGGCAAGGGCGAGGTCCTGTGGCGCTCACTCCTCGTGACGAGCGGCGAGATCGTCTGCTTCGTCGACGCCGATCTCAAGGACTTCTCCGCGGACTTCGTCTCCGGCATCGTCGGCCCCCTGCTCACCGACCCGTCCGTGCAGTTCGTCAAGGCGATGTACGACCGCCCCCTGGGCGACACGGCGGGTCAGGGGGGACGGGTGACGGAGCTGGTGGCGCGCCCGCTGCTCAATCTGCACTGGCCGCAGCTGGCCGGATTCGTCCAGCCGCTGGGCGGCGAGTACGCGGTGCGGCGTTCCCTGCTGGAGCGGCTGCCCTTCCCCGTCGGTTACGGGGTGGAGCTGGGGCTGCTCGTGGACGCGCTGCACACCGTGGGCCTGGACGCGCTGGCACAGGTCGACGTCGGCGTCCGCAAGCACCGCCACCAGGACGGTCAGGCGCTGGGCCGGATGGCGGCGGCGATCTACCGCACCGCGCAACTGCGGCTCTCCCGGGGACATCTGGTGCGGCCCGCGCTCACCCAGTTCGAACGGGGCGAGAACGGCTTCGTCCCGCACACCCATGCGGTGGACACGGAGGAGCGGCCGCCGATGCGGGAGATCGCGGAGTACGCCTCGCACCGCGCGGCGTGACACACGGTGACGTAGGGGGGCGGGCACAGCGGCGCGCGCGGGAGTGGGCACGGTGACGTAGGGGAGGGCGGGCACAGCGGCGCGCGCGGGAGTGGGCACGGTGACGCACCCGAGTGGCCGCAGTGGCGCCCCGCCCGACGATTCGCGTTTGACGGCTTCCCGGAAGGGCTAGGTTCCGCTACATGGTCTCCGAGCACGCTGCCCAGGTTCTCGTCGCGTCCAACCGCGGCCCGGTGTCGTACGCGCTGAGCGAGGACGGCTCGCTCACGTCGAAGCGGGGCGGGGGCGGTCTCGTCTCCGGGCTGAGCGCCGTCGACGACAAGCTGTGGGTGTGCGCGGCCCTGGGCGACGGCGACCGCGAGGCGGTCCGGCGCGGGGTCGCCGAGCCGGGCGTACGGATGCTCGACATCGACGCCGACGTGCACGCCGACGCGTACAACGGCATCGCGAACTCCGTGCTCTGGTTCGTCCACCACCTGCTCTACCAGACCCCCGTCGAGCCGGTCTTCGACGCGGAGTTCCGGCGCCAGTGGGCCTCGTACGAGGCGTACAACCGGGCCTTCGCCGAGGCGCTCGCCGAGGAGGCGGGGCGGGGCGCCGCCGTCCTGGTGCAGGACTACCACCTCGCGCTGGTCCCCGGCCTGCTCCGGGAACTCCGCCCCGACCTGCGCATCGGCCACTTCTCGCACACCCCGTGGGCCCCCGTCGACTACTTCCGCCTGCTGCCCGACGACATCGGCGAGCAGCTGCTGCGCGGCATCCTGGGCGCCGACCGCGCGGCGTTCCTGACCCGGCGCTGGGCGGACGCCTTCGTCGGCTGCTGTACGGAGATCCTGGGCGGCACGGGCCGCACCCGCATCGGGGTGCACGGACTCGGCGCGGACGCGGACTTCCTGCGGCGGCGGGCGCACGAGGCGGACGTGGACGAGCGGATGGCCGCGCTGCGGAAGCAGGTGGGCGGCGACGGCGACCGCAGGACGATCGTCCGGGTGGACCGTACGGAGCTCTCCAAGAACATCGTCCGCGGCCTGCACGCCTACCGCGCCCTGCTCGACGAGCGCCCCGAGTGGCGCGAGCGGGTCGTCCACGTCGCCTTCGCCTACCCCTCCCGGCAGGACCTCGCGGTGTACCGGGAGTACACCGCGGCGGTGCGGACCCTGGCCGACGAGATCAACGCCGCCCACGGCACCCCCGGCTGGACCCCGGTCGTCCTCCACGTCAAGGACGACTTCGCGCGCTCGCTGGCCGCCTACCGGCTGGCGGACGTGGCGCTGGTCAACCCGATCCGCGACGGCATGAACCTGGTCGCCAAGGAGATCCCCGTCGTCTCCGACCACGGCTGCGCGCTGGTGCTGTCCCGGGAGGCGGGGGCGTACGAGGAGCTGGGCGCCGACGCGATCGTGGTGAACCCGTACGACGTGACCGCGACGGCCGACGCCCTGCACGAGGCGCTGTCGATGGAGAGCGGCGAACGGGCCGGACGCACCGAGCGGCTGGCCGCCGCGGCGACCGCGCTGCCACCGCAGCAGTGGTTCCTGGACCAGCTGGAGGCGCTGCGCGGCTGAGCCGCGTACGGCACTCAGCCGCAGGGCGGGCGGGACGCCGGGCGGCGACGCGGACGGGGAGCGGGCAGAGGCGGCCGGAACGCGGACGGAAGCGGGCAGGCGCGCGGCCGGGAGCCCCGCTACAGGCGCTGTGCCAAGGCCGCCAGATAGCCGACGACGGCCTCCGGGCCCGGCAGCGACAGGTCCGCCCGTTCGGCCAGTTCGGGCACCTCGGCGCTGCCGCTGCACACCAGCAGACCGGGGATGCCGTCCGCGCCCTCGGTGCGGAGCCTCTCCACGGTCGCGTACGCCGCGAGGTCGCCGAGGTCGTCGCCCGCGTACAGCACGGACTCGGCGTCCAGCTCCCGTACGTACTCCGCCAGCGCGACCCCCTTGTCCATGCCGGGCGGGCGCAACTCCAGCACCAGGCGCCCCGGTTCGACGATCAGGCCGTGCCGGTCCGCCAGCTGCCCAAGGGGCCCGCGCAACGACTCGAAGGCGGCCTGCGGGTCCGCGGCGCGGCGGGTGTGGACGGCGAGCGCCTGCCCCTTCTCCTCCACCCATGTGCCGTGCAAGGAGTTGAACTCCTGGAGCACTCCGGGGAGTTCGGCGCGCACGGCGGCGACGCCGGGGTGCGGGGCGGGGGCGTGGACGGTGCCGGTGACGGCGTCCCAGCGCTCGGCGCCGTAGTGGCCGAGGACGACGAGGTGGTCGAGGCCCGGCACTCCCGCGAAGCCGCCGTGGCGGACCGCGACGCCGGCCGGGCGCCCGGTGATCACGGCGACCGAGGCGACCTTGGGGGCGAGTGCGGCGAGCGCGGGGACGGCGCCGGGGTGGGCGCGGGCCTGTTCGGGGTCCGGGACGATGTCGGCGAGCGTGCCGTCGAAGTCGAGAGCGACGACCGCACGGTCGGGCCGGGCGAGGATCGCGGCGAGGCCTTCACGGCCGGCCGGAGTGCTCGGGGCCGGCAGGAGGTCGGGGTGTCTGCCCATACGCCGACCCTATAGCGCACGGTGCTCCGAGGGGCCTCACAAGCCCGTCCCGGAGGGCCGAGGTGCCTAGGCGCCGAGGCGCTTCCAGGAGCGGCGGGTCCCGGCGGCGGCGGGCTCCGGGGGGGGGCGGGCTCCGAGGGGGGGCGGGCTCCGAGGGGGGGCGGCGGGACAGCGTCTCGGCAGCGCTCCCGGGGCGGGACAGCACCTCAGCGCCGGCGCCGCCTCGCGTCCCGTATCCGGCGCAGCCGATTCACCGTCACCGGGTCCTCCTCCAGCGCCCGGCGGTCCTCGATCAGGGCGTTCAGCAGCTGGTAGTAGCGCACCGGCGATATCCCCAGCTCCTCGCGGATCGCCCGTTCCTTCGCCCCGGGACCGGCCCAGGAGCGGCGCTCCAGGGCGAGCAGCGCACGGTCCCGGCCGGACAGCGCGTCGCCGGACGGCACGTCGCCGACCGCCGCATCGCCGGACGGCACGTCGCCGACCGGCACGTCGTCGTCGGGGCCTTTCTCGGGGACGGTCATATCAACCAACCTAATCCCCACCCCGGACACCGCCACCGGGTCCGCTGCCCGCCCCCCGCCCCGCACGCCTGTGCGCCCGCTACTCCGCGCTCTCCGCCCGCGTCGCCGCGCTGGAGATCGCGCCGAGCACGCTGCGGGGGCTGCCGCCGGGAGCGACCGCGTCGCCGATGTTCTTCTTGACGCCCTCGCTGACCTGGGCCCAGGACGTCTTGGCGAACGGGTAGAACTGCGAGTTCGGCAGCGCCGCCAGGAAGTCCCGCAGCGGCTTGTGCGCGGCGTCGCTCTCCATCACGGCGGACGCGCTGCCGGTCACCGGCAGCATGTCGTACTCGTCGGCGAAGGCCAGCACGTTCTTGTCGGAGTGCGCGTAGTCGAAGAACGTGCCGATCTGACGGCGGTGGCCGTTCTGCTTGAAGCCCATCATCCAGTCGGCGACGCCCATCGTTCCCCGGGTGGGGCCGTCGATGCCGGGCAGCGGCACCATGCCGACGTCGATGCCCTTCGCCTCGGCCTTCCGCATCAGCGTGGGGTGCCCGTTGAGCATGCCGACATCGCCCTTGGTGAAGGCCTCGAACGCCTTCGCCCGGTCGAGCTCGCGGGGCTCGACGGGGCCGGTGAGCCCCTTGCCGACCAGGTTGTCCTTCAGCCACTGGAGGGTGGCGACGTTCTTCTCGGAGTCGATGTTGTACGCGCCCACATCGTCCGTATAGCCGCCGCCCCCGCTGAGCAGCCACATCATGGTCTCGGCCTGGGACTCCTCCTGGCCGAGCGGCAGCGCGAACGGGTAGCTGACACCGCGCTGCTTGAGCGCCGAGGCGTTGCGCCGGATGTCGTCCCAGGTCTTCGGGGCGCCGAGACCGGCCTGCCCGAAGAGCTTCTTGTTGTAGAAGAGCAGCCGGGTACTGGCGACGAAGGGCAGCCCGTACTGCCTGCCCCGGACCTTGCCCGCCTCGCTCAGCACCGGAAGGAAGTTGGCCTGGGTGCGGATGGCGAGCATCTGGTCGGCGGTGTAGATCTTGCCGGACTTGGCGTAGTCGGCGTACGCCCCTATCTGGGCGATGTCCGGTGCCCTGCCCGCCTTCACCATCTCGGCGACCTTGCGGTCGACGTCCGTCCAGGGGTACACGCTGACGTCGACCTTGATGCCGGGGTTGGCCTTCTCGAAGCCCTCGGCGAGGACGTTCCAGTACTTCTCGGAGGTGTTGGCCGCGCTGGTGCCGTAATCGGCGGCCACCAGTTCGAGCGTGACGTCCCCCGAGCCGGAATCACCCCCGCACGCCGTCAACGCCGCGGTCATTCCGAATGCGGCCATCACCGCGGTCAGACCCATGAAGCGCCGCTGCACAGTCCCGCCCTCCCCATCGATTGCACGCGCTCGATCGCGTCGGTCACGGACATCGGCGCCTCGCGGCACCCCTGTCACATCGCACCGGCGTCCCGTTTGCTTTCGCGCCTCACCACGGCCGCGAATCCGGCACCCGCACGGACGCCATCCGGAAGAACAGCGATTTTCCACCATCTACGCCCAGGAGGTCTACACCACCGGCGTATCGCTTCGGCAACGCACACAAGGGGGACAACCCGGGCCGCCCTCACCAGTGATTTTGTATGGATGCGCAACAAACCACTCTAGTGGACTAGACCTATCGGGGGTCGGCGGGCGAAACTGTCTCCCGTGAGACATGTCATCGCCCTCGATGTGGGCGGCACAGGAATGAAGGCCGCGCTGGTCGGGACCGACGGCACGTTGCTGCACCAGGCCCGGCGGGCCACCGGGCGCAAGCGTGGTCCCGAGGCCGTCGTCGAATCCATCCTCGCGTTCGCCGCGGAACTGCGCGCGTACGGCGAGGAGCACTTCGGCGAGAGCGCCGTCGCCGCCGGGGTCGCCGTGCCCGGCATCATCGACGCCGAGAACGGGGTCCTGCTCTACGCCTCGAACCTGGGCTGGAGCAACGTACCCCTGCGCGCGCTGCTCGGTGAACGGCTCGGCGTACCCGTCGCGCTCGGCCACGACGTCCGGACCGGCGGTCTGGCCGAGGGACGCATCGGTGCCGGGCGGGGCACGGACCGCTTCCTCTTCGTGCCGCTGGGCACCGGGATAGCCGGGGCCATCGGGATCGCGGGCTCCATCGAGGCCGGTGCCCACGGCTACGCGGGCGAGATCGGCCACCTCGTGGTCCGGCCCGACGGCCCGCACTGCAGCTGCGGCCAGCGCGGCTGTCTGGAGACCCTGGCGTCCGCGTCCGCGGTGACCAAGGCCTGGGCCGCCGCGTCGGGCGATCCGGAGGCGGACGCGGCGGACTGCGCGAAGGCCGTCGAGGCGGGCGACCCCCGGGCGGAAAAGGTGTGGCTGGACGCGGTCGACGCGCTCGCCGCGGGCCTGGTCACCGCGCTCACGCTGCTGGACCCCAGCATGCTCATCATCGGTGGCGGTCTCGCCGAAGCCGGGGAAACCTTGTTCACACCACTGCGTGCGGCCGTCGAGGAACGTGTCACGTTCCAGAAACTGCCCCACATCGTCCCGGCGGCCCTCGGGGACACCGCCGGATGCCTGGGCGCAGGGCTGCTCGCCTGGGATCTACTCGCCACGGAGGTATCCGCCTGATGGCCGGACGCGCAGACAGCACAGTTCTCGCAGGGGCCCGGGTGGTACTTCCCACCGGGACCGTCGAGAACGGCCGGGTGATCGTCGAAGGCACCCGGATCTCCGGCAGCTCGCCGGAGGGCGCCCGGACCGTCGACCTCACGGGCCACTGGGTGGTCCCCGGATTCGTCGACATGCACAACCACGGCGGCGGCGGCGCCTCCTTCACCTCCGGCACCGTGGACGAGGTGCTCACGGGCATCCGTACGCACCGCGAGCACGGCACCACCACCCTGGTGGCCTCCACCGTCACCGGCGAGATGGACTTCCTCGCCCAGCGGGCCGGGATCCTCTCCGAACTGGTCGAGCAGGGTGACCTGGCCGGCGTCCACTTCGAGGGCCCGTTCATCTCCCCGTGCCGCAAGGGCGCGCACA
This window contains:
- the otsB gene encoding trehalose-phosphatase; translation: MGRHPDLLPAPSTPAGREGLAAILARPDRAVVALDFDGTLADIVPDPEQARAHPGAVPALAALAPKVASVAVITGRPAGVAVRHGGFAGVPGLDHLVVLGHYGAERWDAVTGTVHAPAPHPGVAAVRAELPGVLQEFNSLHGTWVEEKGQALAVHTRRAADPQAAFESLRGPLGQLADRHGLIVEPGRLVLELRPPGMDKGVALAEYVRELDAESVLYAGDDLGDLAAYATVERLRTEGADGIPGLLVCSGSAEVPELAERADLSLPGPEAVVGYLAALAQRL
- a CDS encoding DUF3263 domain-containing protein, encoding MTVPEKGPDDDVPVGDVPSGDAAVGDVPSGDALSGRDRALLALERRSWAGPGAKERAIREELGISPVRYYQLLNALIEDRRALEEDPVTVNRLRRIRDARRRRR
- a CDS encoding glucosyl-3-phosphoglycerate synthase — encoded protein: MLEEVERWLTRRSWSAADRPLDRLITARAGDPRRASVSVVLPALNEEATVGAIVSTIRRELMEKVRLVDELVVIDSGSTDATAEAARHAGARVVHRDAILPRIPALPGKGEVLWRSLLVTSGEIVCFVDADLKDFSADFVSGIVGPLLTDPSVQFVKAMYDRPLGDTAGQGGRVTELVARPLLNLHWPQLAGFVQPLGGEYAVRRSLLERLPFPVGYGVELGLLVDALHTVGLDALAQVDVGVRKHRHQDGQALGRMAAAIYRTAQLRLSRGHLVRPALTQFERGENGFVPHTHAVDTEERPPMREIAEYASHRAA
- a CDS encoding ROK family protein encodes the protein MRHVIALDVGGTGMKAALVGTDGTLLHQARRATGRKRGPEAVVESILAFAAELRAYGEEHFGESAVAAGVAVPGIIDAENGVLLYASNLGWSNVPLRALLGERLGVPVALGHDVRTGGLAEGRIGAGRGTDRFLFVPLGTGIAGAIGIAGSIEAGAHGYAGEIGHLVVRPDGPHCSCGQRGCLETLASASAVTKAWAAASGDPEADAADCAKAVEAGDPRAEKVWLDAVDALAAGLVTALTLLDPSMLIIGGGLAEAGETLFTPLRAAVEERVTFQKLPHIVPAALGDTAGCLGAGLLAWDLLATEVSA
- the thrC gene encoding threonine synthase, which codes for MAVQAVATSTDSSVSSVDLGPAAALSCRECGERFALGPLFACASCFGPLEVAYDLPSGTPDELKKRIEAGPNNIWRYAPLLPVPADVADKPNINPGFTKLVKADNLARELGVTGGLYVKDDSGNPTHSFKDRVVAIAVEAARAFGFTTLSCSSTGNLAGAVGAAAARAGFRSCVFIPHDLEQGKVVMAAVYGGELVGIEGNYDDVNRFCSELIGDPLGEGWGFVNVNLRPYYGEGSKTLAYEICEQLGWRLPDQIVIPIASGSQLTKIDKGLQELIKLGLVEDKPYKIFGAQAEGCSPVSTAFKAGHDVVRPQKPNTIAKSLAIGNPADGPYVLDIARRTGGAVEDVDDEQVVDAIKLLARTEGIFAETAGGVTVGVTKKLIEAGLLDPTLTTVVLNTGDGLKTLDAVAATSQATATIRPSLDAFREAGLAAAL
- a CDS encoding cold-shock protein, encoding MAQGTVKWFNAEKGYGFIAVDGGADVFVHYSAIQMDGYRTLEEGQRVEFEISQGQKGPQADMVKLAVG
- a CDS encoding ABC transporter substrate-binding protein yields the protein MGLTAVMAAFGMTAALTACGGDSGSGDVTLELVAADYGTSAANTSEKYWNVLAEGFEKANPGIKVDVSVYPWTDVDRKVAEMVKAGRAPDIAQIGAYADYAKSGKIYTADQMLAIRTQANFLPVLSEAGKVRGRQYGLPFVASTRLLFYNKKLFGQAGLGAPKTWDDIRRNASALKQRGVSYPFALPLGQEESQAETMMWLLSGGGGYTDDVGAYNIDSEKNVATLQWLKDNLVGKGLTGPVEPRELDRAKAFEAFTKGDVGMLNGHPTLMRKAEAKGIDVGMVPLPGIDGPTRGTMGVADWMMGFKQNGHRRQIGTFFDYAHSDKNVLAFADEYDMLPVTGSASAVMESDAAHKPLRDFLAALPNSQFYPFAKTSWAQVSEGVKKNIGDAVAPGGSPRSVLGAISSAATRAESAE
- a CDS encoding MoaD/ThiS family protein, translated to MSVKVRIPTILRTYTDGQAEVAAEGTILSEVIESLEANHPGIAARVLDDQGKLRRFVNVYVNDDDVRFEGGLEAATPDGAGISIIPAVAGG
- a CDS encoding trehalose-6-phosphate synthase, whose product is MVSEHAAQVLVASNRGPVSYALSEDGSLTSKRGGGGLVSGLSAVDDKLWVCAALGDGDREAVRRGVAEPGVRMLDIDADVHADAYNGIANSVLWFVHHLLYQTPVEPVFDAEFRRQWASYEAYNRAFAEALAEEAGRGAAVLVQDYHLALVPGLLRELRPDLRIGHFSHTPWAPVDYFRLLPDDIGEQLLRGILGADRAAFLTRRWADAFVGCCTEILGGTGRTRIGVHGLGADADFLRRRAHEADVDERMAALRKQVGGDGDRRTIVRVDRTELSKNIVRGLHAYRALLDERPEWRERVVHVAFAYPSRQDLAVYREYTAAVRTLADEINAAHGTPGWTPVVLHVKDDFARSLAAYRLADVALVNPIRDGMNLVAKEIPVVSDHGCALVLSREAGAYEELGADAIVVNPYDVTATADALHEALSMESGERAGRTERLAAAATALPPQQWFLDQLEALRG